From the Nodularia sphaerocarpa UHCC 0038 genome, the window ATCTATGTGATGCTGGCAATTAGTCTATCTGCGGCTCTATATACGCCAGATTTAATTAAAAATGGTGCGCCAATTGTTCATTTTCACGGCTATCCGGCATTTGATTGGTTTAAACCGAATGAATATTGTGTGGGAGTAGATAACCCTTCTGTACCTTGTGGTACTTATGAATCGGGGGTATTCAATTTCTTGGGTATTTCTAGTTTAGCAAATCAACCGACGGCAACCTTAGTCAGCTTAGTAGAACCAGATCATGGGACAAATTTTATCGCATCTGATTTGGAGTACCTTGTGGAAAGATTAAAAACTGGATGTGCAGAGGGGCAAATTGAGTTAGGTGGTAAGCATTTTGCTTCTCTGAAGGCTCAAGTAGAAAATTAAAAAACCTCACCCTGCTTTTGCTATGCAAAAGCTGTCCCTCTCCTTACCAAGGAGAGGGTTTTGTTCAGCAGTTTTCATTGATCTGTGTAGCCTACCGCAAGCCAAATTTCGCGTCTACATCTGTGGTTGATTATTTTTTGATTTCCTAGACTCACTGGCAAACTGCTGCAATTAATCGCATTATCAGCTACGGATATTGATGCGATCAACTAAAGGAGGGGCGCTAGAACCATTACCGTCTGTTTGCCGATGTTGGGGCGTACCGTGTAATTTTGGATCAGGCTGTGGTGGTTGCGGTTCTGGCCCTAGGGGTTGGGGATGTTCAATATATTGAAATTCCCCTTTACCATCCATTGAACGCCCTTTTGCCCAACGACCTTCGGCGCTTTCATTACCATCTGAGTGATTCCAGAACTGATAAGCAACTTCGCGTTTTTCTAATTCTAGAGGGAAGGAACTGGGAACCGGAGTACTTTCTAATCCAGATTGTTGTAGATCCTCAATGGCTGCTTCCCACTGGTTTTGATGCATGGTGTCACGAGCAATCATAAAGCTTAAGGTATCTTTTACTCCAGGATCATCGGACATCTCATACATTCGCACTGCTTGCAAACGTCCCTGAGTTTCTGCATGGAGATTAGAGCGAAAATCTGCCATGAGGTTGCCACTGGCGACGATAAAGCGACCATTCCAAGGGAAACCAACGCTGTCAGCCGGCATTGCACCTAAACCGGAAACAATGGCGTGTTGGGGGTTCATGGCTGCTGCCATAATCATCTCTCGTGGGTTAGTACCACCCATCACCGCACCGACTACGGCATCTTTAGCCCCTTCTTCTTGGACTTTAACTGGGGCTTTATCTAGGAGATGGGCAATCATTGTGGCTAGCATCTCAATGTGACCGATTTCTTCTGTGCCGATGTCTAGCAGCATATCTCTGTATTTAGCTGGCCCTCGGCAGTTCCAACCTTGAAACAGGTACTGCATCATCACGGTCATTTCGCCAAATGTCCCACCGATGAGTTCTTGAATTTTCATGGCGTAGACTGCATCTGGTTTTTGTGGTGGCTTGAAGTACTGTAACTTTTTCTGGTGATAAAACATTGGGGTTCCTAGTTAATTGATGGCATCTGGCAATACACAAATTAAATGTGAGTTTTGTGTTGCTGATGCTTTCTAGGTAACTACCCAATTCTGATGTCTACATCATGCTTGTGGTATATAAAAATATGGCAAAATTTCTAACTACAGATGTACACAAAACACATAGATAATTCATCTACAGCATATTTTATCTGAGTAAGTAAACAAGGGCGGGCAAGATGCCCACCCCACAAGAGTTTAATGTAATTTAATTCTCATCTCGTCCATGAATTTGAGCAGGTGGGCTGGTGGCTTCAACTGCGGTAAATGGTTCGAGGATTTTGTAAGTATGATTTGCCCCTTTTGGGACTACCCAGGAACTTCCAGGTTCTAATAAAATCATTTGTCCTTCTATGTGCAGTTCCGCCCGGCCTTTAATTACATAACCAACTGTTTCGTATTCGCGGGAGGTTGGTTGTTTATCTGCGCTTGGTTGTTCGTCTTCCCAAAGACGCATAGATATTGATTTCCCAGAGGCTAGATATTTCTGACCGAGTTGACCTTTGGGGGAATGGCTGGAGTCTACTTTTTTAACACTTGTGTCA encodes:
- a CDS encoding manganese catalase family protein: MFYHQKKLQYFKPPQKPDAVYAMKIQELIGGTFGEMTVMMQYLFQGWNCRGPAKYRDMLLDIGTEEIGHIEMLATMIAHLLDKAPVKVQEEGAKDAVVGAVMGGTNPREMIMAAAMNPQHAIVSGLGAMPADSVGFPWNGRFIVASGNLMADFRSNLHAETQGRLQAVRMYEMSDDPGVKDTLSFMIARDTMHQNQWEAAIEDLQQSGLESTPVPSSFPLELEKREVAYQFWNHSDGNESAEGRWAKGRSMDGKGEFQYIEHPQPLGPEPQPPQPDPKLHGTPQHRQTDGNGSSAPPLVDRINIRS
- a CDS encoding cupin domain-containing protein, with product MTDTSVKKVDSSHSPKGQLGQKYLASGKSISMRLWEDEQPSADKQPTSREYETVGYVIKGRAELHIEGQMILLEPGSSWVVPKGANHTYKILEPFTAVEATSPPAQIHGRDEN